From a region of the Sesamum indicum cultivar Zhongzhi No. 13 linkage group LG3, S_indicum_v1.0, whole genome shotgun sequence genome:
- the LOC105156876 gene encoding pectinesterase-like, translating into MAAKAAVAGLAAILVVAMVVAVAVGVTKRSESGSVSAGSTKAVQSICAPTDYKETCESSLSHANTTDPKELVKAAFEFTEKNIGEVIKNSSLFQEAAKDNGTKQALEICQEVLDTAIDDLKRSFDTFGEFDATKANEYVEDLKTWLSAVITNHETCIDAFENTTGDTGEKMKHLMKTTREMSSNGLAMVTNMSSILASLQIGGLSSRKLLSEEEGALFLSNNQRRLLAASSLKPNAVVALDGSGQFNTISAAIASVPPKNNQTFVIYVKAGLYKEYVQIPKKMNKIVLIGDGPLKTRISGRKNYAEGVKTFHTATVAVSADEFMAKDIGFENTAGPQGHQAVALRVSGDRAVFFNVHIDGYQDTLYAHTYRQYYRDCSISGTIDFIFGDALALFQNCKFVVRKPGPNQACMVTAQGRVEPRSLGATVIQNGDIVAEPALLQATPPVKVYLGRPWKLLSRTIIMQSNIGGFVAPEGWAEWSGNFALDTLYYAEYQNRGPGSDMKNRVKWPGIQHFTQQMAESWTGGRIYGGDEWIRISGTPYVPTMMNV; encoded by the exons atggcTGCCAAAGCAGCAGTTGCCGGGCTAGCTGCCATCCTCGTGGTGGCGATGGTTGTTGCTGTGGCAGTTGGTGTTACAAAGAGAAGTGAATCAGGCTCCGTCAGTGCCGGCTCAACCAAGGCCGTGCAGTCCATTTGCGCCCCTACTGACTATAAAGAAACTTGTGAAAGCAGCCTTTCCCATGCCAACACTACCGACCCCAAGGAGCTGGTCAAGGCCGCATTTGAATTTACAGAGAAAAATATAGGCGAAGTCATCAAGAACTCGTCTTTGTTCCAAGAAGCAGCCAAGGATAATGGCACCAAGCAGGCGTTGGAGATCTGCCAAGAAGTGCTTGACACTGCCATCGATGATCTCAAGAGGTCGTTCGACACGTTTGGGGAATTCGACGCTACCAAGGCCAACGAGTACGTCGAGGACCTCAAAACGTGGCTTAGTGCTGTAATCACGAACCATGAAACCTGCATTGATGCCTTTGAGAACACCACAG GCGATACTGGGGAGAAGATGAAGCATTTGATGAAAACTACTAGGGAGATGTCAAGCAACGGCCTCGCCATGGTGACCAATATGTCATCGATCCTTGCATCGTTGCAGATTGGGGGGCTTTCCAGCCGAAAGCTTCTCTCGGAGGAAGAAGGCGCTCTATTCTTATCCAACAATCAAAGGCGTCTCCTTGCCGCATCATCATTGAAGCCGAATGCGGTGGTGGCCCTAGATGGAAGCGGGCAGTTCAACACGATTAGCGCAGCCATTGCATCTGTCCCTCCCAAGAATAACCAAACATTTGTGATTTATGTTAAGGCTGGTCTGTACAAGGAGTATGTCCAAATTCCCAAGAAGATGAACAAAATTGTATTGATCGGAGATGGTCCTTTGAAGACAAGAATCAGTGGCAGAAAGAACTACGCTGAAGGTGTTAAGACCTTCCACACGGCCACCGTCG CTGTAAGCGCTGATGAGTTCATGGCAAAGGACATCGGATTTGAGAACACAGCTGGTCCTCAGGGGCACCAAGCCGTGGCCCTGCGCGTCTCTGGTGACCGTGCCGTCTTTTTCAATGTTCACATCGATGGTTACCAGGACACTCTCTACGCCCACACCTATCGCCAGTACTATCGCGACTGCTCCATCTCCGGCACCATCGACTTCATCTTCGGCGACGCCCTAGCCCTTTTCCAGAACTGCAAATTCGTCGTCCGGAAGCCAGGGCCCAACCAGGCCTGCATGGTTACCGCCCAAGGCCGTGTCGAGCCCCGCAGCCTGGGCGCCACAGTCATCCAGAACGGCGACATTGTGGCTGAGCCAGCATTGCTCCAGGCTACACCACCCGTTAAGGTTTACCTTGGCCGCCCATGGAAGTTGCTCTCAAGGACCATTATCATGCAATCCAACATCGGCGGGTTCGTTGCACCAGAAGGGTGGGCGGAATGGTCGGGAAATTTTGCTCTAGACACACTGTACTACGCAGAGTACCAGAATCGCGGCCCCGGATCGGATATGAAGAACCGAGTCAAATGGCCGGGGATCCAACACTTCACTCAACAAATGGCTGAGAGCTGGACGGGAGGGAGAATCTATGGAGGGGATGAATGGATCAGGATCTCTGGGACTCCATACGTACCTACCATGATGAATGTCTAA